AGAACACTTTTGCGGTTGTAACGGTAGCTTTCCCTTGAGTTAAAGTGCCTGTTTTgtcaaatattatatatttcagtTTGTGAGCTTTCTCCAATGCATCACCTCCTTTGATCAGTACCCCATTGGTTGCACCAACTCCTGTTGCCACCATAACAGCGGTGGGTGTTGCCAAGCCAAGTGCACAAGGACAAGCAATTACGACAACAGATATTGAGAACATAAGCGAGAACACAAAGTGAGTTCCGTTTTCCGGTATCCATTCTTCTGGGTAACCTCCAACAGCTCCAGCAATTGACCTACAAAATCATTTGATTCTAGAAATGAGAACAAACTAAGAGAGATTGGTAAAAGCTAAGGTACTGAATCTCACCAGCCCACTAAGGTGATCAACGACAAAGTAACCACTACCGGAACAAAGATACTTGCAACCTACACATGAGAAACACAGAATATATTTTATGCCTGTTAATAATTATATCACAAACTAACAGATGACACGACTACTTACATAATCTGCAAATTGCTGGATAGGAGCTTTAGACATTTGTGCCGTCTCGACCAAACTTATGATCTGGCTTAGAACTGCATCAGATCCCACTTTTGTAGCTTTAATGTGAAGAGCACCATGCGTGTTAATAGTACCTCCAATTACTGGTGAACCAACCTCTTTAGAAACAGGAACTGATTCACCAGTCACCATACTTTCATTGACGTAACTTGAGCCCCACACAACAACACCATCTGCAGGGATCTTCCCACCAGGAACAACTTTTAATGAATCACCAGGCTGAATCAGCAATGCATCTATCTCCCTTTCCCCTACAAACTTCTCTCCTATAAAATAGAAGaaataaatggaaataaacattaaaaacttaAATACTATTACTACTAAGTAAAGATAGGATTAGGACAAGTAACTACCTTTGCCTTCAATTAGTAAAACCGCTGTTGCTGGAGTAAGTTGTACTAGTTTCTTCATAGCATCTGAAGTTTTCCCCTTTGCAAGAGATTCCAGATACTTTCCAAGTAAGACAAATGTTATCAACATAGCGCTTGCGTCAAAGTACGTTGGTGACCAAAACCCAGTGACTGCACCATATAAAAGAGCCCCAACAGAGTAGAAGTATGACGCGGACGTGCCCAGAGCGACCAGAACATCCATGTTAGTTGAACCATTTCGAAGAGCTCTCCATGCAGCAACGTAGAAGCGCTTACCAATAACAAACTGAATAATACTTACCAAGCCCCATTTAAACCAATCACTCATCATGAAAGGTCCACATCTCCATACCAGTACGTTATTCAAAGCAGCAATGTAGGGGCAGATTACTTGGATACAGAAGAGAGGAATCtggatcaaaaaaaaatattgtattaaatGACATAAGATAACAGATTTAAGACGGTGAATTCCCGGGCCGGCTCTAAGATTTTTGagccataaaaaaattattaaaaactttataagaaaatttattattatttagaggtttatatctatgtatataaattGGTGTGTGCATTAGAAGATAAAAAAACTCACAGCCAGAGAAAGACTGCAGATAAAACGACGAAACATTTTCGAAGCCTCTCCAGTATCTTTGGAAGTCAACCTTTCGTAAGGGCTCATGGCACGCAACTTGAACTTCCCATAACCTTCTCCCTCAATATCATCAACCAACGTTCTCGAATTCACAACCTCCGGATCAAACACCACATCAAGCTCTCCTGATAAACTGTCAACGCGAAACTGTCTAACCCCGTTCAATCGGGTAAGTATACCTTCAAGAACCTGAGCGTCAAGCTCGTTTAGCACACCATCAACTCTTAAAAGGAGTTTGTCCTGCTGATTGCTCTGCACAAGGGACCCCTCGAAGCCAGCATCTTCGATCGCAGTTATAATATCATCTTTGTTGATTATATTTGGGTCATACTCAACTTCTCCCAACGATGTAGCTAAAGCTACCACTGCTCTTTTAACGCCAGGAAGGTCTTTTAGAATGCCTTCAACTGAGTTAACACAAGCTGCGCATGTCATGCCTCCAACAGTAAATTGTCCCACTAAAGTTGTCTTCGTCCCGGCAGTAACAGGATCTGCTAGAATCTCTGCCTCAAATCCGGCATCCTCTATAGCCTCTTTAATGTCCTCTTCCTGCattagaaagaaaataaataaagatgaAATCATcgggaaataaataaaaatgaaaacaattaatttaaagAATAGGCACGGGCTTTCGGATAACCATTCGAGTTTAAATCGAAGTTTGGGTTTTTGGAATTTTCCTATTTAGTCTCCTAAGCCTTTTCGGATTATGTATATGTTCATGTCAGGTTCGGTTAAATTTAGATAGATTTTATACTACTGTAAAATTAATTtgggttctaattttttttgagcTTGGTTAATAATACTTCATATTctgcattttaaaatattctatcaaaacaatatcaaattaagtatttaattatttagttagAATTTGAATGGATACGAATTTATATTCGATTTGCTATTTTAGGTTTTCCTAATATTCaggtatttttttaaatgtcctTCCGGGTTTGAGTTGGGTTTGATAATATCCATGATCcgaaatattattttacaaaatctatTAGGGTATTTCATCAATGAAATATGAAGTTGAGTTATTAAGTTCGGGTTATGTTCGGATTTTGGGTTTGATAATATCCATGATCCGGAATACTATTTTACAAAATCTATTGGGGTTATTTTATCGATCAAATACGAAGTTGAGTTATTAGGTTCGGGTTGTGTTCGGATTTTGGGGTTCACTTAAAGTTTAAGTGTTCAGGCCGAAGAAAGGaaacaactaatatttttttggacaacaacgaaaacaattaattaaaaagagaaaaacctTGATTAATTTGGGGTCGAAAACGACATCGGCTCTGTTCTGTAGTAAAGCGACAGAGGCTTTGAAAACGCCACTAACGCTCATCAAAGCTCCTTCGACAGCATTAGAACAAGCAGCACAAGTCATACCGGTTATTCCGACCTGAATCTTCTTCAAACCGGAATCTCCGCTTCCACCCTCTATCTTACTCAGAAAATGAGCGTTCTCTTCGTCGTCATCATAGGAATCAAGAAGACGAACTCCCTCCATCTCTTCGTTCTCCGCATCCGAAGAACCAAGGCTGTGTCCGGTGATCCGTGTAAGCTGTATATCTCGTCTACTCGGCGCCATTTTTACGTTTGTGAGATTCCGACGTCAAGCAGACGGAGAAAATGGATCAAATTGATGAAGAAGGTGAAAGAGGAGAACTTCTTCCGCGATTGATGTTTGAATTTCTGAGActcatttgtttccttttaaagtataaaaaaattagaggaTTACTTTTTGTGAGatggagaaaaaaaatagattatttttttactgGCAGAATCTATTTACCCGAGTGATATATATAGGAGACCTTTTCGGTTTAGAGGAAAAATAAGGAAAATGAAGCTTTCTGTGGGGATCAATCAAACCTACGGCCTCGGGATTAAAAGTCACGCACTCTACCATTGGGCTAAGAGGGCTTTAATGTTTACATACCATTCTTATGATATATCATAACTTTTGAACTATATATTATCACGAGAAGAGGACATGCtatt
This genomic stretch from Brassica napus cultivar Da-Ae chromosome C9, Da-Ae, whole genome shotgun sequence harbors:
- the LOC106345864 gene encoding copper-transporting ATPase RAN1-like — translated: MAPSRRDIQLTRITGHSLGSSDAENEEMEGVRLLDSYDDDEENAHFLSKIEGGSGDSGLKKIQVGITGMTCAACSNAVEGALMSVSGVFKASVALLQNRADVVFDPKLIKEEDIKEAIEDAGFEAEILADPVTAGTKTTLVGQFTVGGMTCAACVNSVEGILKDLPGVKRAVVALATSLGEVEYDPNIINKDDIITAIEDAGFEGSLVQSNQQDKLLLRVDGVLNELDAQVLEGILTRLNGVRQFRVDSLSGELDVVFDPEVVNSRTLVDDIEGEGYGKFKLRAMSPYERLTSKDTGEASKMFRRFICSLSLAIPLFCIQVICPYIAALNNVLVWRCGPFMMSDWFKWGLVSIIQFVIGKRFYVAAWRALRNGSTNMDVLVALGTSASYFYSVGALLYGAVTGFWSPTYFDASAMLITFVLLGKYLESLAKGKTSDAMKKLVQLTPATAVLLIEGKGEKFVGEREIDALLIQPGDSLKVVPGGKIPADGVVVWGSSYVNESMVTGESVPVSKEVGSPVIGGTINTHGALHIKATKVGSDAVLSQIISLVETAQMSKAPIQQFADYVASIFVPVVVTLSLITLVGWSIAGAVGGYPEEWIPENGTHFVFSLMFSISVVVIACPCALGLATPTAVMVATGVGATNGVLIKGGDALEKAHKLKYIIFDKTGTLTQGKATVTTAKVFSEMDRGEFLTLVGSAEASSEHPLAKAIVDYASQFHSTDKSAEDGKESQNSGWLLDTSDFSALPGKGIQCLVNNKMILVGNRKLMSENSITIPDHVDKFVGELEEGARTGVIIAYSGELVGVMGIADPLKREAPMVVELLRRMGVRSIMVTGDNWRTARAVAKEVGIEDVRAEVMPAGKAEVVRSLQKDGSTVGMVGDGINDSPALAAADVGMAIGAGTDVAIEAADYVLMRNNLEDVIIAIDLSRKTLTRIRMNYVFAMAYNVVSIPIAAGVFFPLLRVQLPPWAAGACMALSSVSVVCSSLLLRRYKKPSLNTIMANE